In a single window of the Alphaproteobacteria bacterium genome:
- the rho gene encoding transcription termination factor Rho has protein sequence MTKEPEQKRRRFLGLRKEQSKPTENEEVASEDIEAKTVETDNSDIKEKEVTNKEEEAKGPEGESKDSSKEPRHKKPDHHKKFREIVPSGKTLDLTELKLLPTNELVTMGQELEVENADTMVKQNLLFQILKNAAYNGDKIVGGGVLDVLNDGFGFLRAPETNYLSGPDDIYVSPNHIRKLGLRTGDVIEGEIRSPKRSERYFALQKVTKLNKEELSGSRHRRTNFDNLTPLYPQEKINLELDISKAKDISNRVIELVAPIGKGQRALIVAPPRTGKTVLMQNIAHAINENHPDISLLVLLIDERPEEVTDMSRSVKGEVISSTFDEPATRHVQLADLISEKAKRLVEQGKDVVILLDSITRLARAYNTVVPSSGKVLTGGVDSNALQRPKRFFGAARNIENGGSLTIIATALIETGSRMDEVIFEEFKGTGNSEVVLDRKLSDKRIYPAIDINKSGTRKDDMLVDPKDLSKMWVLRKIVSSMNTIEAMEFLADKIKKTKSNSEFFATMNQ, from the coding sequence ATGACTAAAGAACCAGAGCAGAAGCGTCGCCGCTTTTTAGGCCTTCGTAAAGAGCAGAGTAAACCAACTGAAAATGAAGAAGTTGCAAGCGAAGATATAGAAGCTAAAACTGTTGAGACTGACAATTCTGACATAAAAGAAAAAGAAGTTACTAACAAGGAGGAAGAGGCCAAAGGCCCAGAAGGTGAAAGCAAGGACTCAAGCAAGGAACCAAGACATAAGAAACCAGATCACCATAAAAAATTTCGCGAAATTGTACCAAGTGGAAAAACCTTAGATTTAACTGAGTTGAAATTACTACCAACTAACGAGCTTGTAACTATGGGGCAAGAGTTAGAAGTTGAAAATGCTGATACAATGGTTAAGCAAAACTTGCTATTTCAAATATTAAAAAACGCGGCATATAATGGTGACAAAATTGTAGGTGGTGGAGTTTTAGATGTTTTAAATGATGGCTTTGGCTTTTTACGTGCACCAGAAACTAATTATTTATCAGGGCCAGATGATATTTATGTTTCGCCTAATCACATTAGAAAGTTAGGCTTAAGAACTGGTGATGTAATTGAAGGTGAAATAAGGTCTCCTAAAAGAAGTGAGCGATATTTTGCTTTACAAAAAGTAACCAAACTAAATAAAGAAGAGCTTTCAGGTTCAAGGCATAGAAGAACAAACTTTGATAATTTAACCCCTTTATATCCACAAGAGAAAATAAATTTAGAGCTAGATATTTCCAAGGCAAAAGATATTTCAAATAGAGTAATTGAGTTAGTTGCTCCTATTGGTAAGGGGCAAAGAGCTTTAATAGTTGCACCACCTCGTACTGGAAAAACTGTATTAATGCAAAATATCGCACATGCAATTAATGAAAATCACCCCGATATCTCTCTATTAGTCTTACTTATCGATGAAAGACCTGAGGAGGTTACAGATATGTCTAGATCTGTAAAAGGTGAAGTGATTAGCTCAACTTTTGATGAGCCTGCTACTCGCCATGTACAATTAGCAGATTTAATTAGTGAAAAAGCCAAGAGATTGGTTGAACAAGGTAAGGATGTAGTTATATTACTTGATTCAATAACAAGATTAGCTAGGGCTTACAATACTGTAGTGCCATCATCTGGAAAAGTATTAACAGGAGGTGTTGATTCAAATGCCCTGCAACGCCCTAAAAGATTTTTTGGTGCAGCTAGAAACATAGAAAATGGTGGATCTTTAACTATTATAGCCACAGCTTTAATTGAAACAGGTTCGCGTATGGATGAAGTTATTTTTGAAGAGTTCAAGGGTACAGGTAATTCAGAAGTAGTGCTTGATCGTAAATTATCCGACAAAAGAATTTATCCTGCGATAGACATCAATAAATCTGGTACCAGAAAAGATGATATGTTAGTGGATCCTAAAGATCTTAGCAAAATGTGGGTATTAAGAAAGATAGTAAGCTCAATGAACACAATAGAAGCAATGGAGTTTCTAGCTGATAAAATTAAAAAAACTAAAAGTAATAGCGAGTTTTTTGCAACAATGAATCAGTAA
- the mdh gene encoding malate dehydrogenase, whose protein sequence is MPKRNKISLIGAGNIGGTLAHLIALKELGDFVLLDLSATISTGKALDIAQSGGIENFNVNFKGTNDYADIADSDVIIVTAGSPRKPGMSRDDLIDINTNVIKQVGAGIKKHAPNAFVIVITNPLDVMVWVMREVTGFAHHKVVGMAGVLDTARLKCFLAEALNVSVEDVSGFVLGGHGDSMVPLMRFTSVNGIPVTELVKMGWISNEKVKQIEERTKNGGAEIVKLLETGSAFYSPASSAILMAESYLKDQKRILPCAAYLNGEYGVKDTYVGVPVVIGANGVEKIVELSLTNDEQKEFDASVGSVQNLIKLVNI, encoded by the coding sequence ATGCCTAAAAGAAATAAAATATCCCTGATTGGTGCTGGTAATATTGGTGGAACCCTTGCACATTTAATTGCATTAAAAGAATTAGGAGATTTTGTACTACTTGATTTATCAGCAACAATATCTACAGGTAAAGCTCTGGATATAGCGCAAAGTGGCGGTATTGAGAATTTTAATGTAAATTTCAAAGGCACGAATGACTATGCTGATATAGCAGACTCTGATGTAATTATTGTTACAGCTGGTAGTCCAAGAAAACCTGGCATGAGCAGAGATGATTTAATTGATATTAACACAAATGTAATTAAACAAGTAGGAGCTGGTATAAAAAAACATGCTCCAAATGCATTTGTTATCGTAATTACTAACCCATTAGATGTTATGGTTTGGGTAATGCGTGAAGTTACTGGTTTTGCTCACCATAAAGTAGTTGGTATGGCTGGTGTTTTGGATACGGCTAGACTTAAATGTTTTTTAGCAGAAGCTTTAAATGTTTCAGTTGAAGATGTAAGTGGTTTTGTTTTGGGAGGACATGGAGATTCTATGGTTCCTTTAATGAGATTTACTAGCGTTAACGGTATTCCAGTAACTGAGCTAGTTAAAATGGGCTGGATTAGCAATGAAAAAGTAAAACAAATAGAAGAGCGAACTAAAAATGGTGGTGCTGAGATCGTAAAGTTACTTGAAACTGGTTCCGCTTTTTACTCTCCCGCTTCTAGCGCTATATTAATGGCAGAATCATATCTAAAAGACCAAAAAAGAATTTTACCATGTGCCGCATATTTAAATGGCGAATATGGAGTGAAAGACACATATGTAGGAGTTCCAGTTGTAATTGGCGCTAATGGTGTTGAGAAGATAGTCGAATTAAGCTTAACAAATGATGAACAAAAAGAGTTTGATGCATCAGTTGGCTCAGTGCAAAATTTAATAAAATTAGTCAATATTTAG
- the glpX gene encoding class II fructose-bisphosphatase — protein sequence MKDVNIELINEHRSETNLNRNFALEAVRITEFAALACSSWIGKGKKDAADQAAVNAMRDSLNTMDLDGTIVIGEGERDKAPMLYIGEKVGNGNGPAIDIALDPLEGTDLCATGSPNSLAVIAFARKGCFLHAPDVYMDKIAVGNGLPNGVIDLDNSPKTNLQNLAKARNCDISDLTAVILDRDRHNELIARVREAGARINIITDGDVAAIISTAIPNPSADIYFGIGGAPEGVLAAAALRATGGQMQARLKFYDDKAQIERAKKMGIIDLNQKYTHEEMAKGDVMFAATGVTDGFMLNGVKHYKGRNITHSIVMRSATRTVRTITTEQTIK from the coding sequence ATGAAAGACGTGAATATCGAGCTAATAAATGAACATAGAAGCGAAACTAATCTTAACCGAAATTTTGCTTTAGAAGCTGTAAGAATAACCGAATTCGCGGCTTTGGCATGTAGCTCATGGATTGGTAAAGGTAAAAAAGACGCAGCAGATCAAGCTGCCGTAAATGCAATGAGAGACTCTCTAAATACTATGGACCTAGATGGCACTATCGTAATTGGCGAAGGAGAAAGGGATAAAGCCCCAATGCTTTATATTGGTGAAAAGGTAGGTAATGGAAATGGTCCGGCTATTGATATTGCATTAGACCCATTAGAAGGCACTGATTTATGTGCAACAGGAAGTCCAAATTCACTAGCTGTTATTGCTTTTGCAAGAAAGGGCTGCTTCTTACATGCGCCAGATGTATATATGGATAAAATTGCAGTTGGTAATGGCTTACCTAATGGTGTTATTGATTTAGATAATAGTCCAAAAACAAATTTACAAAATTTAGCTAAAGCTAGAAATTGTGATATTTCTGACTTAACTGCTGTAATTCTAGATAGAGATCGCCATAATGAATTAATTGCCAGGGTTAGAGAAGCAGGAGCAAGAATAAATATTATCACTGATGGAGATGTTGCAGCAATAATTTCTACTGCAATTCCAAACCCCTCTGCTGACATTTACTTTGGTATTGGCGGTGCACCTGAAGGTGTTTTGGCAGCAGCGGCATTAAGAGCTACTGGCGGTCAAATGCAGGCTCGTTTAAAGTTTTATGACGATAAAGCCCAGATAGAGCGCGCAAAAAAAATGGGTATTATTGACTTAAATCAAAAATATACGCATGAAGAAATGGCTAAAGGGGATGTTATGTTTGCCGCAACTGGTGTAACTGATGGTTTCATGTTAAATGGTGTTAAGCACTATAAGGGTAGAAATATAACTCATTCTATTGTTATGCGTTCTGCCACAAGAACTGTTAGAACTATAACCACTGAGCAAACTATTAAGTAA
- the ilvN gene encoding acetolactate synthase small subunit, with translation MSNDTLKIEDKHVIAILVDNEFGALARVVSLFSARGYNIETLSVAVVDEVKNISRITITTYGSQNTIDLIIKLLERLVPVHKAIDLSDSMPHIERSLVLVKVKLTEETREEIIRIGNIHNAKLVDKEKNYFMLQVADKPSRIKNFIDLLEPFGVMETSYTGSAALSLGLEKL, from the coding sequence ATGAGTAACGACACTTTAAAAATAGAAGATAAGCATGTTATTGCTATCTTAGTTGATAATGAATTTGGCGCATTAGCTAGAGTAGTTAGCTTATTTTCAGCTAGAGGCTATAATATAGAAACTTTATCAGTTGCAGTAGTAGATGAGGTTAAAAATATTTCTCGAATCACTATAACTACTTATGGTTCACAAAATACTATAGATTTAATCATCAAATTATTAGAACGTTTGGTACCAGTGCATAAAGCCATAGATCTTTCTGATTCAATGCCCCATATAGAGCGAAGTTTAGTTTTAGTAAAAGTAAAATTAACCGAAGAGACTAGGGAAGAAATTATCAGAATAGGTAATATACATAATGCAAAATTAGTTGATAAGGAAAAAAACTATTTTATGTTACAGGTTGCAGATAAACCTTCTAGAATTAAAAATTTCATAGATTTACTAGAACCTTTCGGAGTTATGGAAACTTCATATACGGGCTCTGCTGCGTTATCCCTTGGGCTAGAAAAATTATAA